A region of Ornithodoros turicata isolate Travis chromosome 5, ASM3712646v1, whole genome shotgun sequence DNA encodes the following proteins:
- the LOC135395647 gene encoding uncharacterized protein LOC135395647, protein MACQRTKVHRHTRTPTSAFPTPEARFYHVHLVGPLPISQGNRYLFTCVERFTRWAEVLPIPDATADTVGRAFLFGWVARFGCPGIVTSDRGRQFTTRSFGALLSAIGAKHSKTTAYHPSANGMVKRLHRQLKAAICARSDSANWVDHLPWVLLGLRPSVKQDLQCSPSDLVSGCPGLPGDFLSSPSPAPPSAHDFAAQLRDHFRDLQPVSPRQHTNRKIFVHPDFKTSSHVFVRADHVKSLLTLAYTGPHRLLAQDEKTVTVAINGCPEVLMKDRVKHAYFDALLFPSSGVASTLPGSPITTLLKKSLLAFSSGYLPV, encoded by the coding sequence ATGGCATGCCAGCGGACAAAAGTGCACCGTCATACCCGGACACCGACTAGCGCCTTCCCCACTCCCGAAGCTCGGTTCTACCACGTGCATCTGGTTGGGCCGCTTCCAATCTCGCAGGGTAACCGATACCTCTTCACCTGTGTTGAGAGGTTTACCCGTTGGGCGGAAGTGCTACCGATCCCCGACGCCACAGCCGACACTGTTGGTCGTGCATTCCTCTTCGGTTGGGTCGCGCGCTTCGGCTGCCCTGGCATCGTCACCTCAGATAGAGGTCGCCAATTTACCACCCGTAGCTTCGGAGCCCTCCTCTCTGCCATCGGCGCGAAGCATTCGAAGACCACGGCCTACCACCCTTCAGCGAACGGCATGGTCAAACGTCTGCACAGGCAGCTAAAAGCCGCCATCTGCGCGAGAAGCGACTCGGCGAATTGGGTCGATCACCTGCCCTGGGTGCTCTTAGGTCTTCGCCCATCCGTCAAGCAGGACCTCCAGTGTAGCCCCTCGGACTTGGTATCTGGTTGCCCGGGACTTCCCGGCGACTTCCTCAGCTCCCCCTCCCCCGCGCCTCCCAGTGCTCATGACTTTGCCGCACAGCTTCGCGACCATTTCCGGGATCTTCAGCCCGTTTCCCCACGCCAGCACACTAATAGGAAGATCTTTGTCCACCCGGACTTCAAGACCTCTTCTCACGTCTTCGTTCGCGCGGACCACGTTAAGTCGCTACTCACCCTAGCGTACACTGGTCCCCACCGCTTATTGGCGCAAGATGAGAAGACGGTGACAGTCGCCATCAATGGCTGCCCGGAGGTACTCATGAAAGACAGGGTGAAGCACGCTTACTTCGATGCACTACTCTTCCCGTCTTCCGGGGTCGCCTCCACCTTGCCCGGTTCTCCGATCACTACCCTCCTCAAGAAAAGTCTCCTGGCATTCTCCTCTGGTTACCTACCAGTCTAG